In a single window of the Bacteroidales bacterium genome:
- a CDS encoding glycogen debranching enzyme N-terminal domain-containing protein, giving the protein MSYIEFDKTQLSNLSYVLNKELLRTNRSGTYGSTTLIGCNTRKYHGLLVVPQPQIDGDLHVLLSSLDESIIGHDEEFQLAVHQYKDQFYYPKGQKYLRQINFDPNPIMIYRVGGVLLKKERINTISGVRFMVKYTLLETYSDVVLKVRPLLAYRNRHNLMKANDNVLTGFEEIKNGIKYRMYENYSHLNFQVNKQFDYIHTPDWYFGFEYEKDKERGYDFTEDLFSPGYFEIPLKVGESVILSIATDECNPSVLSELFSNELKKRIPRNNLKNCLINSALQCIINDNDKRRVIAGYQWLGVIPRDTFIALPGLTLPYGNVKEFKEVINSMVGDMDGPFFKYYYNVHSNKRPSADASLWFCWCLQQYVENTRGRKSFVWKTWGHVIRTILHAYYNGAGNGIYANNNGLLHQGETGLALTWMNAFVNDEPVTPRTGYAIEINALWYNAICFALELANNAGDFEFVDFWNPVSIKIKSSFIKYFYKDSEPCLCDYFNDETSDWRIRPNQLIAIAMKHSPLSDDIKLNVLRLVKSELFTPHGIRTLSPRYQEYLSKSEGNHDKRGISMHNGSAYPWLLIFYVEAMKKLEGENYLKTLKDIVQNFESEMTEGCVGSISQMYNGNPPYEGSGTVSHATNIAALLWITKCIDDNEFNSE; this is encoded by the coding sequence ATGAGCTATATTGAGTTCGATAAAACACAACTTAGTAATTTATCATACGTATTAAATAAAGAGTTGTTACGCACTAATCGCAGCGGCACCTATGGTTCTACAACTTTAATCGGTTGCAATACACGAAAGTATCACGGTTTGTTGGTTGTTCCGCAACCGCAAATCGATGGCGACTTACATGTACTATTGTCTTCTTTGGATGAGTCTATTATAGGGCATGATGAGGAGTTTCAGTTAGCGGTACATCAATATAAAGATCAGTTTTATTATCCTAAGGGGCAAAAATATTTACGACAAATTAATTTTGATCCCAATCCGATTATGATTTACCGCGTAGGCGGAGTTTTGCTCAAGAAAGAAAGAATAAATACTATTTCGGGTGTAAGATTTATGGTAAAATATACTCTGCTTGAAACTTATTCTGATGTTGTTCTTAAAGTTCGTCCTTTGCTGGCATATAGAAACAGACATAATCTCATGAAGGCTAATGATAATGTTCTGACGGGTTTTGAGGAAATTAAAAACGGAATAAAGTACAGAATGTACGAAAATTATTCTCATCTTAATTTTCAGGTTAATAAGCAGTTCGATTATATTCATACTCCTGATTGGTATTTTGGCTTTGAATATGAAAAGGATAAGGAAAGAGGTTACGATTTTACTGAAGACTTGTTTTCTCCCGGTTATTTTGAAATACCTTTGAAAGTCGGCGAAAGCGTTATTTTGTCTATCGCTACAGATGAATGCAATCCGTCTGTTCTTTCGGAACTGTTTTCCAACGAGTTGAAAAAACGAATACCTCGAAATAATTTAAAAAACTGCCTTATCAATTCTGCGCTGCAGTGTATTATTAATGATAACGATAAACGCCGCGTAATAGCAGGTTATCAATGGCTCGGAGTTATTCCGCGAGATACTTTTATAGCTTTGCCGGGATTAACCCTTCCGTATGGTAATGTAAAAGAATTTAAAGAGGTTATTAATTCTATGGTTGGAGATATGGACGGTCCGTTCTTCAAATATTATTATAATGTGCATTCTAATAAACGGCCTTCTGCCGATGCTTCGCTATGGTTTTGCTGGTGCTTGCAACAATATGTTGAAAATACCCGCGGCAGAAAAAGTTTTGTTTGGAAAACCTGGGGACATGTAATACGCACTATTTTACATGCTTATTATAACGGCGCAGGAAATGGAATTTATGCAAATAACAACGGACTTCTGCATCAGGGGGAAACTGGTTTGGCATTGACATGGATGAATGCTTTTGTTAATGATGAGCCGGTTACACCGCGCACAGGCTACGCTATTGAAATAAATGCTCTTTGGTATAATGCGATTTGCTTTGCTTTAGAGCTTGCAAACAATGCGGGCGATTTTGAGTTTGTTGATTTTTGGAATCCGGTTTCAATCAAAATAAAGTCGTCTTTCATTAAATATTTCTATAAAGATTCCGAACCCTGTCTTTGTGATTATTTTAATGACGAAACAAGCGATTGGAGAATTAGGCCTAATCAGTTGATTGCTATTGCAATGAAACATTCCCCTTTAAGTGATGATATCAAATTGAATGTGTTGCGACTTGTGAAATCGGAGTTGTTTACACCTCATGGAATCCGTACTTTGTCGCCGCGCTATCAGGAATATCTTTCTAAGTCGGAAGGAAATCATGATAAACGGGGTATATCTATGCATAATGGTTCTGCTTATCCGTGGTTGTTAATCTTTTATGTCGAGGCTATGAAGAAGTTGGAAGGTGAAAATTATTTGAAAACTTTGAAGGACATTGTTCAGAACTTCGAATCTGAAATGACGGAGGGTTGCGTCGGCTCGATCTCACAAATGTATAACGGAAACCCTCCTTATGAAGGCAGCGGTACCGTTTCTCATGCTACTAATATTGCAGCTTTGCTATGGATAACGAAATGTATTGATGATAACGAATTTAATTCTGAATAA